The following are from one region of the Streptococcus sp. 1643 genome:
- a CDS encoding replication-associated recombination protein A: MPDNLALRMRPKTIDQVIGQEHLVGPGKIIRRMVEANRLSSMILYGPPGIGKTSIASAIAGTTKYAFRTFNATVDSKKRLQEIAEEAKFSGGLVLLLDEIHRLDKTKQDFLLPLLESGLVIMIGATTENPFFSVTPAIRSRVQIFELEPLSNQDVKKALQTALSEPERGFDFPVELDEDALDFIATSTNGDLRSAFNSLDLAVLSTPENDKGTRHITLDIMENSLQRSYITMDKDGDGHYDVLSALQKSIRGSDVDASLHYAARLIEAGDLPSLARRLTVIAYEDIGLANPEAQIHTVTALEAAQRIGFPEARILIGNVVIDLALSPKSNSAYVAMDKALADLKTSGHLPIPRHLRDGHYSGSKELGNAQDYLYPHNYSGHWVKQDYLPEKIRDQHYFTPEDTGKYERALAQRKETIDKLRDL, encoded by the coding sequence ATGCCTGACAATCTCGCACTTCGCATGCGCCCTAAAACCATCGACCAGGTCATCGGTCAGGAACATCTGGTCGGACCAGGAAAAATCATCCGTCGCATGGTGGAGGCCAACCGCCTGTCCTCCATGATTCTCTACGGACCTCCAGGAATCGGCAAGACCAGTATCGCTTCAGCCATCGCTGGAACGACCAAGTATGCCTTTCGGACCTTTAACGCGACAGTGGATAGTAAAAAGCGACTCCAAGAAATCGCCGAAGAAGCTAAATTCTCTGGTGGATTGGTCCTACTACTGGATGAGATCCACCGTCTTGATAAGACCAAGCAAGACTTTCTTCTGCCACTTTTGGAAAGTGGTCTGGTTATCATGATTGGCGCAACGACTGAAAATCCCTTCTTTTCTGTCACTCCTGCCATTCGTAGCCGTGTTCAGATTTTTGAATTGGAACCCTTGTCCAATCAAGATGTTAAAAAAGCTCTTCAAACAGCTCTCAGCGAACCTGAGCGTGGTTTTGATTTCCCAGTAGAGCTAGATGAGGATGCGCTGGATTTCATCGCAACCTCTACAAACGGAGACCTACGTTCTGCCTTTAATTCACTAGATTTGGCTGTTCTCTCTACTCCTGAGAATGACAAGGGCACCCGCCATATCACTCTTGATATCATGGAAAATAGCCTGCAACGAAGCTACATCACTATGGACAAGGATGGGGACGGTCACTACGATGTCCTCTCAGCCCTGCAAAAATCTATCCGCGGCTCGGATGTGGATGCCAGTCTTCATTACGCTGCTCGCTTGATTGAAGCTGGGGATTTGCCTAGTCTAGCTCGTCGCTTGACTGTAATTGCCTATGAGGATATTGGTTTGGCCAATCCTGAGGCTCAAATTCATACCGTAACTGCTCTAGAGGCTGCACAAAGGATTGGTTTCCCAGAAGCCCGCATCCTCATTGGTAATGTCGTCATTGATCTGGCTCTTTCACCCAAGTCCAACTCAGCCTATGTGGCGATGGATAAGGCCCTTGCTGATCTCAAAACATCAGGGCATTTGCCTATCCCTCGGCACCTGCGTGATGGTCATTACAGTGGAAGCAAGGAACTAGGGAACGCCCAAGATTATCTCTATCCCCATAACTATTCTGGACACTGGGTCAAACAAGACTATTTGCCAGAAAAAATACGTGATCAGCACTACTTCACTCCGGAAGATACTGGCAAGTACGAACGGGCCTTGGCGCAACGCAAGGAAACCATTGATAAATTAAGGGACTTGTGA
- a CDS encoding DUF3013 family protein translates to MATYGFLDVLEEELDKNFPFDYEISWDKRNHAVEVSFLLEAQNAAGVEMVDEDGEVSSDDILFEEAVLFYNPAKSTVNAEDYLTVIPYLPKKGFSREFLAYFALFLKDTAEVGLDALMDFLEDPEAEEFVMEWNQEVFEEGKVGLEEGEFYPYPRY, encoded by the coding sequence ATGGCAACATACGGATTTTTAGATGTTTTAGAGGAAGAGTTGGACAAGAACTTTCCATTTGACTATGAGATTAGCTGGGACAAGCGCAATCACGCGGTTGAAGTGAGTTTTCTCTTGGAAGCACAAAATGCTGCAGGTGTGGAGATGGTGGATGAAGACGGAGAGGTTTCTTCGGATGACATTCTCTTCGAGGAAGCAGTCCTTTTCTACAACCCTGCTAAGTCAACCGTCAATGCGGAAGACTATCTGACTGTTATTCCTTACCTGCCTAAAAAAGGTTTTTCTCGCGAATTTTTAGCTTATTTTGCGCTATTTCTCAAAGATACTGCAGAGGTTGGGCTGGATGCCCTCATGGACTTTTTGGAAGACCCAGAAGCAGAGGAGTTTGTCATGGAATGGAACCAAGAAGTCTTTGAAGAAGGAAAGGTTGGCTTGGAAGAAGGAGAATTTTATCCTTATCCGAGGTATTAG
- a CDS encoding site-2 protease family protein, which produces MKKIGLSFISGLSFVFLMLGFAFGTIAFKELDFSFVFVPGYLFTFFSIYLIFILHELGHAFCGYLTGYRLVAFGLGNFLLTKKLGKFSLSRTAVLKNVGAQYIGLKEDESDQRIILMLAGGLIVHLSLILLAILYGFLTANWYFAATWICLNLSFLLINAKPVGITDGAKIWELLQQPENTKYAYSVLRHSAQTLLAPQEYDLKDFIMPVAEDAKGSFAESIQIFQGLVFIFDSQIETAKKHFQSLLDRTDNPMSKTLSQLYLLQIALLEGDHEKAEQYASIRSVKSFLSLKMTDTQIMQAWYQFLVKKDMEQTDKAIKIARKNKVTSRLVRDEKRYYESWLAELEKELSEGV; this is translated from the coding sequence ATGAAGAAAATAGGTTTGTCTTTTATCTCTGGTCTGTCCTTTGTTTTTTTGATGCTAGGATTTGCTTTTGGGACAATTGCCTTTAAAGAGTTAGATTTTTCGTTTGTCTTTGTTCCAGGCTACCTATTTACTTTTTTCAGCATCTATCTGATATTTATCCTTCATGAGCTGGGACATGCATTTTGCGGTTACCTGACAGGCTATCGACTGGTGGCTTTTGGATTAGGGAATTTTCTTTTGACCAAAAAGTTAGGCAAGTTTTCTCTTAGCCGAACAGCTGTTCTGAAAAATGTTGGCGCTCAGTATATTGGATTGAAAGAAGATGAAAGCGACCAAAGAATCATCCTGATGCTTGCAGGCGGCTTGATAGTTCATCTTAGCTTGATTTTATTGGCGATATTGTATGGATTTTTGACAGCTAACTGGTATTTTGCAGCTACTTGGATTTGTCTAAATCTATCTTTTCTTCTCATCAATGCAAAGCCAGTTGGGATTACCGATGGAGCGAAAATTTGGGAATTGCTACAACAGCCTGAAAATACCAAATACGCCTACTCGGTGTTGAGGCATTCTGCCCAGACCTTGCTAGCTCCTCAAGAATATGATTTGAAAGACTTTATCATGCCTGTTGCTGAGGATGCGAAAGGGAGTTTTGCAGAAAGCATTCAGATTTTTCAGGGACTAGTTTTCATATTCGATAGTCAGATAGAGACTGCCAAAAAACACTTTCAGTCTTTATTAGATAGAACTGATAATCCAATGTCTAAAACTCTTTCTCAATTATACCTTCTTCAAATTGCCTTGCTTGAAGGAGATCATGAGAAAGCGGAGCAATATGCAAGTATTCGAAGCGTTAAATCCTTTTTGTCTCTAAAAATGACAGATACGCAGATAATGCAAGCCTGGTATCAATTTCTGGTAAAGAAAGATATGGAACAGACTGACAAGGCTATAAAAATTGCTAGAAAAAACAAGGTGACCAGCCGTTTGGTGCGGGATGAGAAACGTTATTATGAAAGCTGGTTAGCAGAGTTGGAGAAAGAATTATCCGAAGGAGTTTGA
- a CDS encoding NUDIX hydrolase: MEIEISDFTGCKIALFCEDRILTILRDDKPSIPWPNMWELPGGGREGNESPFECAAREVYEELGIHLTEDCLLWSKVYPSMLFEGKESVFLVGKLRQEQFDSIVFGDEGQGYKLMSIEEFLNSKQAVPQLQGRLREYLEEVK, encoded by the coding sequence ATGGAAATAGAAATTTCTGATTTCACAGGTTGCAAAATTGCCCTCTTTTGTGAGGATAGGATTTTAACTATCTTACGCGATGACAAGCCCAGCATTCCTTGGCCCAATATGTGGGAGTTACCAGGTGGTGGCCGTGAGGGGAATGAAAGTCCTTTTGAGTGCGCGGCGCGTGAAGTTTACGAAGAACTAGGAATTCATCTGACTGAGGATTGTCTGCTTTGGAGTAAGGTTTACCCAAGTATGCTTTTTGAGGGAAAAGAATCCGTCTTTCTAGTTGGCAAGTTAAGGCAGGAACAGTTTGATAGTATCGTCTTTGGTGATGAAGGACAAGGCTATAAACTGATGAGCATTGAGGAATTTCTAAATTCTAAACAGGCAGTACCTCAGTTGCAAGGAAGATTGAGGGAATATTTGGAGGAAGTAAAATGA
- a CDS encoding GNAT family N-acetyltransferase, whose product MIQIIRAGAEDLETVIAIQRASFKAVYEKYQDEYDPYLENRERIKWKLVERPNSYYYFVKEKDENIGFLRVQTNEELTEAWLGTAAILPQYQGKGYGSGGLRLLEKEFPTIKQWDLCTVLQDAGMVAFYEKNGYRQTHIEPEKEGMDMVYMKKLIDK is encoded by the coding sequence ATGATTCAGATTATCCGAGCAGGAGCAGAGGATTTAGAAACCGTAATTGCAATTCAAAGAGCTAGCTTTAAGGCTGTCTATGAGAAATATCAAGATGAGTATGATCCCTACCTAGAGAATCGTGAACGAATCAAGTGGAAATTGGTTGAGCGTCCCAATAGCTATTACTACTTTGTGAAAGAAAAGGACGAAAATATCGGATTTTTACGAGTTCAGACCAATGAGGAATTGACGGAGGCTTGGTTGGGAACGGCAGCGATTTTGCCCCAGTATCAAGGAAAAGGTTATGGTTCTGGGGGATTGAGATTACTGGAAAAGGAATTTCCAACGATTAAACAGTGGGATTTGTGTACGGTATTACAGGATGCGGGCATGGTCGCCTTTTATGAGAAAAATGGCTACCGTCAAACCCATATCGAGCCTGAAAAAGAAGGTATGGATATGGTTTACATGAAAAAATTGATTGACAAATAG
- the prmA gene encoding 50S ribosomal protein L11 methyltransferase gives METWQELKVTVKREGEELVSNLLIELGAQGVAIEDSMDYVGNVDRFGEIFPEVEQQEEIIVTAYYPDTVDVAVVEADLQARLAELTDFMDLGEVKMGTTDLAEEDWADNWKKYYEPARITHDLTIVPSWTDYEATAGEKIIKLDPGMAFGTGTHPTTKMSLFALEQVLRGGETVLDVGSGSGVLSIASSLLGAKEIFAYDLDDVAVRVAQENIELNPGMENIHVAAGDLLKGVEIEADVIVANILADILIHLTDDAYRLVKDEGYLIMSGIIKDKWDMVRESAESAGFFLETHMIQGEWNACVFKKTKDISGVIGG, from the coding sequence ATGGAAACATGGCAAGAGTTAAAAGTTACAGTGAAGCGTGAGGGAGAGGAGCTGGTCTCTAATCTCTTGATTGAGCTGGGAGCGCAAGGTGTTGCGATTGAAGACAGTATGGACTATGTGGGGAATGTCGACCGTTTTGGTGAGATTTTCCCAGAGGTTGAGCAACAAGAAGAAATCATAGTGACAGCCTACTATCCAGATACGGTTGATGTGGCAGTGGTTGAGGCAGACTTGCAGGCTCGCCTGGCAGAATTGACAGACTTTATGGATCTAGGAGAGGTCAAGATGGGCACGACTGACTTGGCTGAGGAAGACTGGGCAGACAACTGGAAGAAATATTATGAACCAGCTCGCATTACTCATGACTTGACCATCGTGCCGTCTTGGACGGACTATGAGGCGACTGCGGGAGAAAAGATTATCAAGCTGGATCCTGGTATGGCCTTTGGGACTGGAACCCATCCAACGACCAAGATGAGCCTCTTTGCCTTGGAGCAGGTCCTTCGTGGTGGCGAAACGGTGCTAGATGTGGGTTCTGGTTCAGGAGTACTTTCCATTGCTAGCTCACTTCTAGGTGCCAAGGAAATCTTCGCCTACGACCTGGATGATGTAGCGGTTCGTGTGGCTCAGGAAAATATTGAGCTCAACCCTGGCATGGAAAATATCCATGTAGCGGCAGGTGATTTGCTCAAGGGGGTAGAGATCGAGGCAGATGTCATCGTAGCTAATATCTTGGCGGATATTCTCATTCATCTGACGGATGATGCTTATCGCTTGGTCAAGGACGAAGGCTATCTCATCATGAGTGGCATTATCAAGGACAAGTGGGACATGGTGCGCGAATCGGCTGAGTCGGCTGGATTTTTCCTTGAAACCCACATGATTCAAGGGGAATGGAATGCCTGCGTCTTTAAGAAGACCAAGGATATTTCAGGTGTGATTGGAGGCTAG
- a CDS encoding 16S rRNA (uracil(1498)-N(3))-methyltransferase produces MQQYFVKGNATSPVTIEDKETSKHMFQVMRLKEDDEVILVFEDGIKRLARVLNVEARQFELLEELADNVELPVQVTIASGFPKGDKLEFITQKVTELGASQIWAFPADWSVAKWDGKKLGKKVEKLEKIALGAAEQSKRNIVPSIQLFEKKADFLAQLDQFDSIVVAYEESAKEGEAAALLQAVTGLEKGAKLLFIFGPEGGLSPAEIESFESKGAVLAGLGPRILRAETAPLYALSALSVLLELEK; encoded by the coding sequence ATGCAGCAGTATTTTGTCAAGGGTAATGCTACCTCGCCAGTCACCATCGAGGACAAGGAAACCAGCAAGCACATGTTTCAGGTCATGCGCTTGAAAGAAGATGATGAGGTTATTTTGGTCTTTGAGGATGGCATTAAGCGTTTGGCGCGCGTGCTAAATGTGGAAGCCCGTCAGTTTGAATTGCTCGAAGAATTAGCTGACAATGTAGAACTGCCAGTCCAAGTGACCATTGCATCTGGATTTCCCAAGGGAGACAAGCTAGAGTTCATCACTCAAAAAGTGACGGAACTGGGAGCCAGTCAAATCTGGGCCTTTCCTGCAGACTGGTCCGTTGCCAAGTGGGATGGTAAGAAATTGGGCAAAAAGGTTGAAAAACTAGAAAAAATCGCCCTTGGAGCAGCAGAACAAAGTAAACGTAATATCGTTCCAAGTATTCAGCTTTTTGAGAAAAAAGCAGATTTTCTAGCCCAGCTGGACCAGTTTGACTCTATTGTAGTGGCCTATGAAGAATCAGCAAAAGAGGGAGAAGCCGCTGCGCTCTTACAAGCAGTCACTGGTCTTGAAAAAGGAGCCAAATTGCTCTTTATCTTTGGCCCAGAAGGCGGTCTCTCACCTGCAGAAATTGAAAGTTTTGAATCTAAAGGAGCCGTCTTGGCAGGCCTAGGACCTCGCATCTTGCGAGCAGAAACAGCACCACTTTATGCTTTATCAGCTCTTAGTGTTTTATTAGAATTAGAGAAATAA
- the pepF gene encoding oligoendopeptidase F: protein MEQKNRSEFQEKELWDLTALYQDREDFLRAIEKAREDINQFSRDYKGNLHTFEDFEKAFAELEQIYIQMSHIGNYAFMPQTTDYSNEEFANIAQAGMEFETDASVALTFFDDALVAADEEVLDRLGELPHLTAAIRQAKIKKAHYLGADVEKVLTNLGEVFYSPQDIYTKMRAGDFEMADFEAHGKTYKNSFVTYENFYQNHEDAEVREKSFRSFSEGLRKHQNTAAAAYLAQVKSEKLLADMKGYDSVFDYLLAEQEVDRAMFDRQIDLIMKDFAPVAQRYLKHVAKVNGLEKMTFADWKLDLDSALNPEVTIDDAYDLVMNSVEPLGQEYCQEVARYQEERWVDFAANSGKDSGGYAADPYRVHPYVFMSWTGRLSDVYTLIHEIGHSGQFIFSDNHQSYFNAHMSTYYVEAPSTFNELLLSDYLEHQSDDPRQKRFALAHRLTDTYFHNFITHLLEAAFQRKVYTLIEEGETFGASKLNSIMKEVLTDFWGDAIEIDDDAALTWMRQAHYYMGLYSYTYSAGLVISTAGYLHLKHSETGAEDWLNLLKSGGSKTPLESAMIIGADISTDKPLRDTIQFLSDTVDQIMTYSAQLGE, encoded by the coding sequence ATGGAACAAAAAAACCGTTCAGAATTCCAAGAGAAGGAACTTTGGGATTTAACTGCCCTATACCAAGACCGTGAGGATTTCTTGCGTGCAATCGAGAAAGCTCGCGAAGATATTAACCAATTTAGCCGTGACTACAAGGGCAATCTTCACACTTTTGAGGATTTTGAAAAGGCCTTTGCAGAATTGGAACAAATCTATATCCAGATGAGCCATATCGGCAATTATGCCTTTATGCCTCAGACGACAGACTATAGCAATGAAGAGTTCGCTAATATCGCCCAAGCTGGGATGGAATTTGAAACAGATGCCAGTGTAGCCTTGACCTTCTTTGACGATGCCTTAGTCGCTGCAGATGAGGAAGTCTTGGACCGTTTGGGTGAATTGCCACATTTGACAGCTGCCATTCGTCAAGCTAAAATCAAAAAAGCCCACTATCTCGGGGCAGATGTTGAGAAGGTCTTGACCAATCTCGGTGAAGTTTTCTATAGTCCACAGGACATCTATACTAAGATGCGAGCTGGGGATTTCGAAATGGCTGACTTTGAAGCCCATGGTAAGACCTACAAAAACAGCTTTGTGACTTATGAGAATTTCTACCAAAACCACGAGGACGCTGAGGTTCGTGAGAAATCCTTCCGTTCCTTCTCAGAGGGACTTCGTAAGCACCAAAATACGGCAGCAGCAGCCTATTTAGCCCAAGTCAAGTCTGAAAAACTCTTGGCAGATATGAAGGGCTACGACTCAGTCTTTGATTATCTCCTAGCTGAGCAGGAAGTAGATCGTGCCATGTTTGACCGCCAGATTGACCTTATCATGAAGGATTTTGCGCCAGTCGCTCAGAGATACCTCAAGCATGTTGCCAAGGTCAATGGTCTTGAAAAGATGACTTTTGCAGACTGGAAATTGGACTTGGACAGCGCCCTTAATCCTGAAGTGACTATTGATGATGCCTATGATTTGGTCATGAATTCAGTAGAACCTTTGGGACAAGAATATTGTCAGGAAGTTGCTCGCTATCAAGAAGAACGTTGGGTGGACTTCGCTGCCAATAGTGGCAAGGATTCTGGCGGTTATGCGGCGGATCCATATCGCGTGCACCCTTATGTCTTCATGAGCTGGACAGGCCGTTTGAGCGATGTCTATACCTTGATTCATGAAATCGGGCATTCTGGTCAATTTATCTTTTCAGACAACCACCAGAGCTATTTCAACGCCCACATGTCGACCTACTATGTCGAAGCTCCATCAACCTTCAATGAATTGCTTTTAAGTGATTATTTGGAGCACCAGTCTGATGACCCACGTCAAAAACGATTTGCCCTTGCTCACCGCTTGACAGATACCTACTTCCATAACTTCATTACTCACCTCTTGGAAGCAGCCTTCCAGCGTAAGGTTTATACATTGATTGAAGAGGGAGAAACCTTTGGAGCAAGCAAGCTCAACAGCATTATGAAGGAAGTTTTGACAGATTTCTGGGGAGATGCTATTGAAATTGACGACGATGCGGCCTTGACTTGGATGCGACAAGCCCACTACTACATGGGCTTGTATAGTTACACTTACTCTGCTGGTCTTGTTATCTCGACTGCGGGTTACCTTCATTTGAAACATTCAGAAACTGGAGCTGAAGATTGGCTCAATCTTCTTAAGTCAGGTGGTAGCAAGACACCACTTGAATCAGCCATGATTATCGGAGCGGATATCTCAACAGACAAACCACTCCGTGATACCATCCAATTCCTGTCTGACACAGTTGACCAGATTATGACCTACAGTGCCCAGTTGGGAGAGTAG
- a CDS encoding deoxyribonuclease: MNRIKEWLEQDPQRMHFIKIGLVLLGIILLIALPTLYLVLSGVGIWYFVKKAPDIRKRNLMIGIFIVSFVAVALQTPTVTKKISSSQSETMQTATSTTSTASTTDTSSSIEEAKRIEEEKKAKEKAEEERIAKEKAAKELQEKGETLVKQLEDSQDASQVKSAKETVNQIENNDKKTELLDRIGAVESLISQKEEEKRAAREAETKAQQQDRIVYVADHGKSKVYWYSKDRMPSKTNKANVVEMTEADAIAAGKRPSKRE, translated from the coding sequence ATGAATAGAATCAAAGAATGGCTAGAGCAAGATCCCCAAAGAATGCATTTTATCAAAATTGGTCTAGTTTTGTTGGGAATCATTTTGTTGATTGCTCTACCTACTCTCTATCTTGTTTTGAGCGGAGTTGGTATTTGGTATTTTGTAAAGAAAGCACCAGATATTCGAAAAAGAAATCTAATGATCGGGATTTTCATTGTCAGTTTTGTTGCAGTTGCTCTTCAAACTCCAACAGTCACAAAGAAAATTTCATCCTCTCAATCAGAAACTATGCAGACTGCGACATCTACTACTTCGACAGCTTCAACCACGGATACTTCATCTAGTATAGAGGAAGCAAAACGAATCGAAGAAGAGAAAAAAGCTAAAGAAAAAGCAGAAGAAGAGAGAATTGCCAAAGAAAAAGCTGCAAAGGAGTTGCAAGAAAAAGGTGAAACCTTAGTCAAACAATTGGAAGACAGTCAAGATGCGAGTCAAGTGAAGTCTGCTAAAGAAACAGTTAATCAGATTGAAAATAATGATAAAAAGACAGAGTTGCTTGATAGAATAGGTGCAGTTGAGTCGTTAATTTCTCAAAAAGAAGAAGAAAAAAGAGCTGCGCGTGAAGCTGAAACCAAAGCTCAACAGCAAGATAGAATTGTCTATGTTGCAGACCATGGGAAATCAAAAGTTTATTGGTATAGTAAGGATAGAATGCCTTCAAAAACGAATAAAGCTAACGTTGTTGAGATGACAGAAGCAGATGCGATTGCAGCAGGAAAACGTCCATCTAAAAGAGAATAA
- a CDS encoding DUF2785 domain-containing protein gives MRKKLQRKVTEEKPSYSREEIQWLIEHLGDPSPEIRDELVFTSLARGIQEELFSLEQFQFISEEVSSDEGLYKEIDSRGVSALKRSFRALIYANLLSADGNEHSLFYKGLKADIRNAMLSQGLYYLKKEKDTTGFSSQYGWVHAFAHGADLLTEVICHPSFPKSDIAEAFEIIGKIFKRVEIRFTNDEDWRLARAFYEPILRGKIEPSLLTAWLQTVEFPLKEVNDFHKFSNFRSCLLEVYIQLDQKNSLQDALKEAIQSFQY, from the coding sequence ATGCGTAAAAAATTACAAAGAAAAGTGACAGAAGAAAAACCAAGCTATAGCCGAGAAGAAATTCAGTGGTTGATCGAGCATTTGGGAGATCCCTCTCCAGAAATTCGAGACGAACTTGTTTTTACGAGTTTGGCTAGAGGGATTCAAGAAGAGTTGTTTTCCCTTGAGCAGTTTCAGTTTATCTCAGAAGAGGTCTCCTCTGATGAAGGTCTATACAAAGAGATTGATAGTAGAGGAGTTTCGGCTCTTAAACGTTCTTTTAGGGCGCTTATTTATGCCAATCTTTTGTCTGCAGATGGTAACGAGCACTCTCTTTTCTATAAAGGTTTAAAAGCTGATATAAGAAATGCTATGCTGTCTCAAGGTTTGTATTACCTAAAAAAAGAAAAGGATACGACAGGTTTTTCAAGTCAGTATGGTTGGGTTCACGCTTTTGCGCATGGAGCTGATCTCTTGACGGAAGTTATATGCCACCCTAGCTTTCCAAAGTCAGATATAGCCGAAGCATTTGAAATCATTGGGAAAATCTTTAAACGTGTTGAGATTCGTTTTACAAATGATGAAGATTGGCGGTTAGCCAGAGCGTTTTATGAACCAATCTTACGAGGGAAAATCGAACCTTCTCTCCTCACTGCTTGGCTGCAAACAGTCGAATTTCCCTTGAAAGAAGTAAATGATTTCCATAAATTTTCCAACTTCAGATCCTGTCTATTGGAAGTCTATATCCAACTTGACCAGAAAAATAGTTTACAAGATGCCTTGAAAGAAGCCATTCAATCCTTTCAGTACTAA
- a CDS encoding MIP/aquaporin family protein, with product MKKFVAELIGTFMLVFIGTGAVVFGNGLNGLGHLGIAFAFGLAIVVAAFSIGTVSGAHLNPAVSIAMFVNKRLSSSELVNYILGQVVGAFLASAAVFFLLSNSGMSTASLGENALANGVTVFGGFLFEVIATFLFVLVIMTVTSASKGNGAIAGLVIGLSLMAMILVGLNITGLSVNPARSLAPAVLVGGAALQQVWIFILAPIVGGVLAALVAKNFLGTEE from the coding sequence ATGAAAAAATTTGTTGCTGAATTAATCGGTACATTTATGCTTGTGTTCATTGGAACAGGAGCTGTTGTTTTTGGAAATGGTCTTAATGGCCTTGGACACCTTGGAATTGCTTTTGCCTTTGGTTTAGCAATTGTGGTTGCAGCTTTCTCAATCGGAACTGTTTCAGGTGCTCACTTGAACCCAGCGGTTTCGATCGCTATGTTTGTAAACAAACGTTTGTCATCTTCAGAACTTGTAAACTACATCCTTGGACAAGTAGTTGGAGCTTTCCTTGCGTCAGCTGCAGTATTCTTCCTCTTGTCTAACTCAGGCATGTCAACTGCTAGCCTTGGTGAAAACGCCTTGGCAAACGGTGTCACTGTCTTTGGAGGTTTCTTGTTTGAAGTTATCGCAACTTTCTTGTTTGTCTTGGTTATCATGACTGTAACATCAGCAAGCAAAGGAAATGGCGCAATCGCTGGTTTGGTAATCGGCTTGTCATTGATGGCGATGATCCTTGTGGGATTGAACATTACTGGCCTTTCAGTAAACCCAGCTCGTAGCTTGGCACCTGCTGTCTTGGTAGGTGGCGCAGCCCTTCAACAAGTATGGATTTTCATCCTTGCTCCAATCGTTGGTGGTGTTCTTGCAGCTCTTGTTGCGAAAAACTTCCTTGGAACAGAAGAATAA
- the trxA gene encoding thioredoxin, translated as MAKAITDATFEQETKDGLVLVDFWATWCGPCRMQGPILDKLSEELSEDVLKIVKMDVDENPNTARAFGIMSIPTLLFKKDGQVVKQVAGVHTAEQIKAIVAELS; from the coding sequence ATGGCAAAAGCAATTACAGATGCAACATTCGAACAAGAAACAAAAGACGGTTTGGTCTTGGTAGACTTCTGGGCAACTTGGTGTGGTCCATGTCGTATGCAAGGTCCAATCTTGGATAAATTGTCTGAAGAACTTTCAGAAGATGTCTTGAAAATTGTTAAAATGGATGTTGATGAAAATCCAAACACAGCTCGTGCCTTTGGAATCATGTCTATCCCAACCCTTCTCTTCAAAAAAGACGGCCAAGTGGTGAAACAAGTTGCAGGTGTTCATACTGCAGAACAAATCAAGGCCATCGTTGCTGAATTGAGCTAA
- a CDS encoding DUF4649 family protein: MIEITYLDASKQERTMTFESYQDFERSQHACLIGVADYYPVQKLTYNGHDLDYHGTYGDVFFYLMKQDLSQYN, from the coding sequence ATGATCGAAATTACTTATCTAGACGCCAGCAAGCAAGAGAGGACCATGACTTTCGAGTCTTACCAAGACTTTGAACGTTCTCAACATGCCTGCCTCATCGGCGTCGCAGACTACTACCCTGTCCAAAAATTAACTTACAACGGTCATGATTTGGACTACCATGGGACTTATGGAGATGTCTTCTTCTATCTCATGAAACAAGATTTAAGCCAATATAACTAA
- a CDS encoding MarR family winged helix-turn-helix transcriptional regulator, producing the protein MTYLEKWFDYNRRQKEMEALLEETIAQQSEQRLTLKEFYLLYYLDLADEKSLRQIDLPDKLHLSPSAVSRMVARLEEKNCGLLSRRCCDQDRRASFICLTDEGQTTLAYLQKAVEERLETSLDFIS; encoded by the coding sequence ATGACCTATTTGGAAAAGTGGTTTGACTACAACCGCCGTCAAAAGGAAATGGAAGCCTTGTTGGAAGAAACTATTGCCCAGCAGAGCGAACAAAGGTTGACCTTGAAAGAGTTTTACCTACTCTACTATCTGGACCTAGCCGATGAAAAATCTTTACGACAGATTGACCTGCCCGATAAACTCCATCTCAGTCCGAGCGCTGTTTCTCGAATGGTGGCTCGCCTGGAAGAGAAAAACTGTGGTTTGCTTAGTCGCAGATGTTGCGATCAGGATAGACGGGCTAGCTTTATCTGCCTGACTGACGAGGGACAGACAACCTTAGCTTACCTGCAAAAGGCTGTCGAAGAAAGACTGGAGACGAGTCTTGATTTCATTTCATAA